TTCATGTCACCGGTAAAAAGGCCATTGAGGAGGCGGAAACTTGCGCCCCGCATGTCGATGCAATTTTGCTGGACTCCGGAAACCCAAAAAAATCGGTAAAGGAACTTGGCGGCACCGGCCGGACACACAACTGGAAGATTAGCAGAACAATTCGCGAACGTCTGGACGTCCCGGTTTATCTGGCAGGCGGCCTAACTGCGGATAATGTAGCAGAGGCCATACAGCAGGTAGGACCTTTTGGCCTTGATATCTGCAGCGGCGTTCGAACGGACGGCAGACTCGACGATGGCAAACTGGAAACATTATTTACCCAAATTAAATGGGCTGAAAAGCTGGTCTCAGCAGAAATTTAAGGAGAACATTCTGAATATGCCCAAATTTACATACTCCAAGTTTTTCATTACAGGATCGTTCTGGCTCTTAATACTCATTGGGATCGCCACAGCCCAATCCAACAACGATAACCACAATAATCCACTCTACGTCGATCCGGCCGCCCAGGATTTTTCTGAAAATCCCAAGCTTCTCAAACGCATTTTGGCTGGTCCCCACTGGTACTTTCGTTTCATCAATATTCCCTTTAGTAAAGAAATCTGCCGGCTTTTTCAGGATGAGCTTCCGGGCACACCTTCGTTTAATCTCCACGGAGATGCGCACATTGAGCAATATGCAGTCACCGAAATTGGCCGCGGGTTGACGGATTTCGATCATGCCACAACCGGGCCGGGCGTCCTTGATTTGGCCCGTTTCGGAACCTCACTTCATCTAACCTGCCGGGCAAATGGCTGGCCCAATAAAGCAAACGAATTGCTGGAAAAGTTTCTATCCGGTTATCGCGCGGCCCTGGACAAACCGGATACGGAAGCACCGGAACCAGTTTTGGTGCAGGTAATGCAGGCAAAATTCACATTTGACCGAACCAAGCATTTTGAATGGATCGATTCGATAATGGAACCCATGCCGGAAAAGGAAGCGAACGACTTGG
This window of the candidate division KSB1 bacterium genome carries:
- a CDS encoding phosphoribosylanthranilate isomerase; this encodes MHKATKPKVKICCIGSRVEARMAIANGAYAIGLVSEMPSGPGVIAEELIAEIAADVPPGILTVLLTSKQDTAAIIEQQRRCGVNTLQLVDRLEKGSYQDLKEAMPGVSLVQVIHVTGKKAIEEAETCAPHVDAILLDSGNPKKSVKELGGTGRTHNWKISRTIRERLDVPVYLAGGLTADNVAEAIQQVGPFGLDICSGVRTDGRLDDGKLETLFTQIKWAEKLVSAEI
- a CDS encoding DUF2252 family protein codes for the protein MPKFTYSKFFITGSFWLLILIGIATAQSNNDNHNNPLYVDPAAQDFSENPKLLKRILAGPHWYFRFINIPFSKEICRLFQDELPGTPSFNLHGDAHIEQYAVTEIGRGLTDFDHATTGPGVLDLARFGTSLHLTCRANGWPNKANELLEKFLSGYRAALDKPDTEAPEPVLVQVMQAKFTFDRTKHFEWIDSIMEPMPEKEANDLDEAMQPYVESMLIQKPRFKKEFFTIQNAGYLRMGIGSALDIKYLVRIRGHTENPIDDVVLEVKEVRDLSGINCIAITQKSDPFRILRGQARIAYQPYDFLGYLRFRGRAFWVHSWVDNYKEMSVEESFESPEQLAEIAYDVGVQLGQGHPKQIAAPFDIQVRREQVLFLKKYDTKIKEACRELADQTVEAWKLFKEKVNSN